Part of the Halopseudomonas maritima genome, GCTTGCCCAAGCGCGGTTACGTCGAGCCAGGACCATGGAACAACGCAAATACCCGCGCCACGTCTGCCACATCGACGCGGTGCTGGCTGTCACGGGTACCGATCGCTATCGCTGCGTGATCAGCGAATACAGCCAGGGCGGCCTGCAATTGTCCTTTATCGGCGCCGACGGCGCGGCCAGCGTGCGGCAACTGGCAGGCTTCCCCGGGCTGCACGGTCATGCCACGGTCAGCGTTCAGCAGGGCCGCCAGCCGCTGCATCTGCCGGTCAACCTGATGCACATCGGCCAAACCATCCTGGGCCTCAGCTTGCGCCAGCCGGATCCGGCGATCTTCCGCGTGCTGCAGCACCTGGCCGCCGCCCAGTCTGCCCAGCAGGCAGCCTCCGGTGCCGTGCCTGGCACCTCGTCGCCGCTGGCACCACGCCAGAAGCAGCACCTGATGCAAGCGGCCTGCAGCCGCGTCCATCAGTACCTGCTCCAGCACTACCCCAGCTTTTGCAACCAACTGGATCACGGCCTGCTGGCCGCAGCAGACAAACAGCTGCAAAGCGAAGCGCAGCAGCGCTTTCTGATCGCCCAGCGGCACCTGCGCCAAGCGCGCCAGCAGGTTTTCACCGCGCTGAGTCGCAGCCTGGTCAGCAACGCGATGGCGCACAGCCGCGGCGAGCCCCCCGATACGCCGGCCGATATGCAGCAGAGTGCACCACTGGCACTGGTCACCAAGAACGACTTTGAAGACTGGCTGCTGATCAGGGTGATTGTCTCGCGCCTCGAGCTGCGCCTGCGCAACGAGCTGATCGAACTGCAGATTCGGCTGGACGCGGCCTTTGGCCGGCCAGGCGGAAGACGCAACCTGAATCCCTTTTCGCCCGCCGCCCTGTGCAATGGTTTCTTTGACCAGATTCGTCATCTGGGCCTGGGCAACCCGCAACTGGACGTCATTTACGCGGTGTTGCAGCAAACCGTCCTGAGTAGCCTGGAGCAGCTCTACCGACAGCTCAATCAGCTGTTCATCGACGCCGACATCCTGCCCAACATTGATGTCACCCGGTATCTGACCGAGCAGGCCAGACCACCGGCTGCGCCCGCCGCCACGCCCGCCGTAGCCAGCGCAGCTAGCGTGTCCGCCATCGCACCGCCGGAGACCGTAGCTGACGCCAAGCCAAGCGGCGCCCCCACACCGCCCAAACGAGGCAACAATGCGGCAACCGCGTATGGCACCGCCAGCCAGCTCATGGCGCTGCGCCGCCAGGCCCAGGGTCAACGTCCGGGCAGCGTACCCTCGCCTGCGCAGCAGCAGGCCACCCTTGAGCAGCTTGCCGAACTGCAGCAATACGCACTCACCGACGCCGAGCGCCTACAGCGCAGCGGCGGGCTGCGTCAGGTACTGCAACAGGCCAAGGGCATCGGCAAGCCACTGTCTGAGCAGGAGCAGGATGCAGCCGACACCGTGGAGAGCCTGTTCGACAGCATCATGCAGGGCGAGCGCATTGGCAGCGAGCTGAGCGGTGCCTTCCGCGCGCTTCAGATACCACTGCTGCGCAGCCTGCTGGACAACCCCGACCTGTTTGCCGAAGACAGCCACCCTGCGCGCCAGGCGCTCAACCATATCGCCCTGCTGGCCGATCGCGGCAGTAGCAACCTGGCCGCCAACACCCCGGTAATTCTGGAGGCCATTCACGGCATTCTAGGCGAGCCCTCCAGCAACGACGGTTTCAGCCAGGGGCTGGCACGGCTCGACCACCTGGTCAGTCGCGAGAAACGACTGATCGAGCGCAGCCTGCTACGCCTGCGCCAGAGCTGCGACGGCCGCCAGCGCATGCGCCACGCCAATCGCCAGATTCATCAGGAGCTGAGTCGTATCCTCGCCAAGCCGGTGCCGCAGGCGGTACCCGACCTGCTGGAACACGGCTGGCGCAGCCTGCTGCTGCTCTGCTACCTGCGCGAAGGGGTGGCCAGCCGCAGCTGGGCGATGACACTGCAGGTCATCGAACAACTGGCTGCCAACCGCGACCCGCAGCATTTGGCGGCGCTGGAGCGCGAATTGGCAGATGATGAGCTGCTGCAACTGGTCGAGAAGGGGCTGGACAAGATTCCGACCCTGCACTTCAGCCCGCAGCAGCAAATCAAACAGGTCGCCAATCTGCTGGCCTGCGATCCGGCGGGCGTAGCGCTGACGCAGGTTGAATTGCCCCCATTGCCAGCGGGCGACCAGCCGCCGGCCATCAGTCCGGCCCCGGCCTTGCAACGCTGGGTACGCCGTGCGCGTGCGCTGCACGCCAACCAGTGGTTTCAATACAGCGAGCAAGGCCACCCCACTGCCCTGCTGCAACTAGTCTGGGTCGCCGACGACAACGGGCTGTATGTGTTCGCCAACCATCAGGGCACCCGCAGTCTGGAACTTGGCCTGGAGCAGGTGGCGCTGGCGTTGCGTGACGGCCGCCTGAGCCAGCTCAGCGACGCTGCGCTACCGGCGGTCGAGCAGGGCTTGGACGCGTTGGTACAGAAGGTTTACGACAAACTGGCATTCGACTCCTGCCACGACCCGCTAACCGGCTTCCTGACGCGCAAGGCGTTTTGCCGCGCGCTGGCACAACAGGTCGCCAGCCCCACTGAAGAAGAGCACCCCGGCTACAGCCTGCTGTTTATCGACGTGCTGCAATTCAAGATAATCAACAACGCCTGCGGTTATGACGCTGGCGACCAGTTTCTCACCGAGTTGTCGCGCCGCCTGGCCAACTTCCTGCCACCGGATACCCTGGTCGGCCGCCTGGGCGCTGACCAGTTTGCACTGTTACTGGATGAGGATGCCGAAACCCTGGGCTACAACAGCGCACGCCAGCTCAAGGGCATGATCGAAGAGGCCCGTTTTCACTATGAGGGCCATAGCTTCGTCATCAACACGGCGCTGGCACTGGCTGGCCTGGAGCGCGGCAGCAGCAAAGTCATGGAACGCCTGCGTTCGGTGGAGGCGGCTGCCAGCCTCTCCAAGAAAAAGGGCTACAAGGATGTACTTGTGGTGCGCCCTGGCGACCGTCAACTGGAACGGCTGGACGAGGTCATGGCCTGGGTCACGCGCATCAACCGCGCGCTGGACAACGACAATCTGGCGTTGCGCTGCCAGCAAATCACCCCGATCAATGCCAGCAACGGCGCCCTGCCCCACTACGAAGTGCTGCTCAGCGTGCTGGACGATCAGGGCGAAGCGATGCCGCCGGCGGAGTTCATCAGGGTGGCAGAAGAATACAACCGTATGGCAGCAGTGGATCGCTGGGTCATCGAGCATGTACTGCTATGGATGTACCACAACGCCGATCAGCTCCCGTTGTTCGGCGGCTTTTCAGTCAATCTGTCGGGCCAGAGCCTGAACGATGAGACCTTTCTGGACTTCATCTTTGACGCACTGGTGCGCTACCCGGTGCCGCGCGACAAGCTGGTGTTCGAGATCACCGAAACCGTGGCCATCACCAACCTCGAAGACGCCGCCGACTTTATCCGCGAAATGCGCGGCATTGGCTGTCGCTTTTCGCTGGATGACTTTGGCGTTGGCCAATCCTCCTACTCCTACCTCAAGCAGCTGCCGGTCGACTTCATCAAGATCGATGGCAACTTTGTGCGCGATATCAACAACAGCGATGTCGACTACGCCCTGGTCAAGTCGATCACCGAGATGGGGCACTACCTGCACAAGAAGGTGATCGCCGAGTACGTTGGCAACCAGCCGACCCTCAATACGGTCACCGAACTGGGGGTGGATTATGCCCAGGGCTACCTGTTTGGCCAGCCGCTGATGCTCGACGCACTGGACCTGCGCCCACGCTGAGCCTCTACGGCGACGACAGCCTGCGCGCCCAATACGCCCCAAAATAAAGCACTCAAGCACCCTGTGCTGCACCATGCTGCAGCACAGGGACCCACCGCCGCCAGCGCCCATGCCGCGCAAAGCCCCGCGGCCAGGGCCTTCGCCCCTATTGGCCCGCACCTTGCTTGCAGTTCAGGTGTTCGCACTCCAACAGACGGCGTAACACACAACTTGCAAATAGAGCGCTAGGGTTCCGGCTGCCAACGCAGCGACTGGTCCGAGAGCACTCGACCTTTCAGACAAAGGTTACACGGCGGGATAAAAGCCCGGGAGACGATTGGCAACACTGCCAGGAGTGCTCCACGTGACATTGACTGAGAGGTTTCCGATGAAAAAATTCTCCGCCCTGCTACTTAGCTCCCTGCTGCT contains:
- a CDS encoding DUF1631 family protein, encoding MEQRKYPRHVCHIDAVLAVTGTDRYRCVISEYSQGGLQLSFIGADGAASVRQLAGFPGLHGHATVSVQQGRQPLHLPVNLMHIGQTILGLSLRQPDPAIFRVLQHLAAAQSAQQAASGAVPGTSSPLAPRQKQHLMQAACSRVHQYLLQHYPSFCNQLDHGLLAAADKQLQSEAQQRFLIAQRHLRQARQQVFTALSRSLVSNAMAHSRGEPPDTPADMQQSAPLALVTKNDFEDWLLIRVIVSRLELRLRNELIELQIRLDAAFGRPGGRRNLNPFSPAALCNGFFDQIRHLGLGNPQLDVIYAVLQQTVLSSLEQLYRQLNQLFIDADILPNIDVTRYLTEQARPPAAPAATPAVASAASVSAIAPPETVADAKPSGAPTPPKRGNNAATAYGTASQLMALRRQAQGQRPGSVPSPAQQQATLEQLAELQQYALTDAERLQRSGGLRQVLQQAKGIGKPLSEQEQDAADTVESLFDSIMQGERIGSELSGAFRALQIPLLRSLLDNPDLFAEDSHPARQALNHIALLADRGSSNLAANTPVILEAIHGILGEPSSNDGFSQGLARLDHLVSREKRLIERSLLRLRQSCDGRQRMRHANRQIHQELSRILAKPVPQAVPDLLEHGWRSLLLLCYLREGVASRSWAMTLQVIEQLAANRDPQHLAALERELADDELLQLVEKGLDKIPTLHFSPQQQIKQVANLLACDPAGVALTQVELPPLPAGDQPPAISPAPALQRWVRRARALHANQWFQYSEQGHPTALLQLVWVADDNGLYVFANHQGTRSLELGLEQVALALRDGRLSQLSDAALPAVEQGLDALVQKVYDKLAFDSCHDPLTGFLTRKAFCRALAQQVASPTEEEHPGYSLLFIDVLQFKIINNACGYDAGDQFLTELSRRLANFLPPDTLVGRLGADQFALLLDEDAETLGYNSARQLKGMIEEARFHYEGHSFVINTALALAGLERGSSKVMERLRSVEAAASLSKKKGYKDVLVVRPGDRQLERLDEVMAWVTRINRALDNDNLALRCQQITPINASNGALPHYEVLLSVLDDQGEAMPPAEFIRVAEEYNRMAAVDRWVIEHVLLWMYHNADQLPLFGGFSVNLSGQSLNDETFLDFIFDALVRYPVPRDKLVFEITETVAITNLEDAADFIREMRGIGCRFSLDDFGVGQSSYSYLKQLPVDFIKIDGNFVRDINNSDVDYALVKSITEMGHYLHKKVIAEYVGNQPTLNTVTELGVDYAQGYLFGQPLMLDALDLRPR